A part of Geothrix oryzae genomic DNA contains:
- the map gene encoding type I methionyl aminopeptidase, producing MVLIREQIRYKSRKEVEKLREAGRVAANALRLAARSAKAGVSLLELDRIAETYIRQQGATPSFKGYHGFPGTLCTSVNDKVVHGIPSKYILQEGDIIAIDCGAKLDGYHGDTCLTVGVGQITEEARRLIQTAQLAMFVGIEHCRPGQRLGDMATAVQTFAEERGYSVVREYIGHGLGRDLHEDPQVVFAEQRPGTGFRMEPGMTITIEPILNIGSYKCLVEPDGWTVRTRDGALSAQFEHDIAITKDGPDILSIPDPEFELEDGL from the coding sequence ATGGTCCTGATCCGCGAACAGATCCGATACAAGAGCCGCAAAGAGGTTGAAAAGCTTCGCGAGGCGGGCCGCGTGGCGGCCAACGCCCTGCGCCTGGCGGCCCGCTCCGCCAAGGCGGGCGTGAGCCTGCTGGAGCTGGACCGCATCGCCGAGACCTACATCCGCCAGCAGGGCGCCACCCCCAGCTTCAAGGGCTACCACGGCTTCCCCGGCACCCTCTGCACCTCCGTGAACGACAAGGTGGTGCACGGCATCCCCAGCAAGTACATCCTCCAGGAAGGCGACATCATCGCCATCGACTGCGGGGCGAAGCTGGACGGCTACCACGGCGACACCTGCCTGACCGTGGGCGTGGGCCAGATCACCGAGGAAGCGCGCCGCCTCATCCAGACCGCCCAGCTCGCCATGTTCGTGGGGATCGAACACTGCCGCCCGGGCCAGCGCCTGGGTGACATGGCCACCGCCGTCCAGACCTTCGCGGAAGAGCGCGGCTACTCGGTGGTCCGCGAATATATCGGCCACGGCCTCGGCCGGGACCTGCACGAGGACCCCCAGGTGGTGTTCGCCGAGCAGCGCCCCGGCACCGGTTTCCGCATGGAGCCGGGCATGACCATCACCATCGAACCCATCCTGAACATCGGGTCGTACAAGTGCCTGGTGGAGCCCGACGGCTGGACCGTGCGCACCCGCGACGGGGCCCTGTCCGCGCAGTTCGAGCACGACATCGCCATCACCAAGGACGGCCCGGACATCCTCTCGATTCCGGACCCTGAATTCGAGCTGGAAGACGGGCTGTAA